The DNA segment CGTCCTTCGTGAGGCGGTACGTGGGGCAGACGCTGAGTGCCCTGTAGCTGTCTGCGATGTCACCCTCTCTGAAGTAGACCACCACGTATTTGTGCAGATGAGCCTGGCTTCTCAGATCACTGCAGAAGAGGTTAAAAGCGAGGTGGAACAGGTCTCGGGAGCTCTCACAGGGGCCGCCCTCCTTCTCGTCACAGTTACCATCGCACGTGGTGTTACCattggaaagaaggaaaatgaccTTATCCGCTGCTTGCTTCTGAGTGGTAAGCCACTGCACGGGACCCATCTcggctattttctttttctgccacTTCTCAAGGATAACTTCACTTCTGCAGCGGTTTTGAAGAAACTCAGTGAAGTAACAAACTGTGTGATGGAAGCATATTTCAGAAGGGTAAACCACAAGAACCTTAATGGAGGGCAGTAGCGTGGTAGTTGAGAAGGAAGTCTTCTTGATCCTTTCTGTGGGGGAGAGAAGCATTATGTCATCTCTGCACAGCAAGTAACAGGCTTTCACGCCTGTCGAAACCATGGCAGATAAATGACCCCTTGCTAGGGCACACTGGCTGAGCATCAGAGGTGTTACTACTGCCAGAGAGGAGAATATCCCTAAAGTTCCTTTCATACACATGATCTGAAATATACCAGTACTTAAACCTTAAAGATGCTGCAAAAGATTTATTTTCTAAGTCCCTGTCACTGAGTTCTCTTGatcaagcccatcccttttcacatAAATTCACAGAAACTATTTAGGTTCAGAGTACTCTGTTTCAGGTGGGTGGTTGTAACTGTAGGATTTTCAGAGCCATACATAAAAAGGACAGCTGACCTCTGCCCTTTCACATCCTGTTTTGAGTTGCGTCAACTCAGTAGTAATTCCATCTTCTACCTGTAGGTGGTAGGGTTTCTTTACAGTTACATAAGGTTAAGTGGTAGGTCATTTCAGCtggtcaactggaattctgtcctATACATGGTACAGAATGGAAGCTAGTTATGAAACTACTGTAATGAATAGATACAGGTCAAACAATTCCCACTAATAGAAGTATTTCTAAGGTCAGAGTTCGATACGGCTTGCTTACCTAAGAAAGAACACGGGATTAATCTTGTTCTATCTGTAACATCACAGACAGCTCAAACGCTGCATTTCCATGTCTGTGTGTAGAGGGGAGGGGAAAGCAGAGGTTATCAGTGGGCCTCCCCCTAGCAGTTTATATCAATACTGGTATCTGATTTCTCATTCAAGTGTTCACTGTTtttgggttggcaagatccttgttgttcagtcactcagtcgtatccaattctttgccaccctcatggactgcagcgtgccaggcttccctgcccatcaccaacttccggagtttgctcaaactcctgtcgattgagtcagtgttgccatccaaccatctcgtcctctgtcgtcccttttcctcctgccttcgatctttcccagcactagtgtcttttctaatgagtcagctgttcccatcaggtgaccaaagtattggagcttcagcttcagcatcagtccttccagtaaatattcagcgtttattttctttaggattgactggtttgatctccttgtagtccgagggactctcaagagtcttctccaacaccacagttcaaaagcatcagttctttggtgctcacccttctttatggcccaactttcacatccctacatgactattggaaaaaacatagctttgactatacggacgtttgtcagcaaagtagtgtctctgctttttaatatgctgtctaggtttgttactgcttttcttccaaggagcaagcatcttaatttcatggccgcagtcaccatcagcatttattttggagcccaagaaaagaaagtctgtcactgtttccattgtttccccatctctttaccatgaagtgatggaaccggatgccatgatcttcatttttaaatgttgagttttaaggtagctttttcactcttctctttcactttcatcaagaggctctttagttcttcttcactttctgccataaggtgtcatctgcatatctgaggtgattgatatttctcccagtgatcttgattccagcttgcactttatccagcctggcctttcacatgatgtactctgcatataagttaaacaatcagggtgacaatatatagccttgatgtactcctttcccaatttggaaccagtctgttgttccatgtccagttctaactgttgcttcttgacctgcatacaggtttcacaggaggcagatatggtcatctggtattcccatctctgtaagaattttccagtttgttgtgatccatacacacagtcaaaggatttcacatagtcaatgaagcagatgttttttctggaattctcttgctttttctatgatccagtggatgtcggcaatttgatctctggttcctctgccttttctatatccagcttgaacatctggaagttctaggttcatatactgttaaagcctagctggGAGAACTtagagtattactttgctagcatgtgaaatgaatacaattgtgcggtagtttgagcattctttggcattgcccttctttgggattggaatgaaaactgaccttttccagtcctgtggccactgctgagttttccaaatttgctggcatattgagtgcagcactttcacagcatcatcttttaggatttgaaatagcttagctagaattccatcacctccaccagctttgttcgttgtatgcttcctaaggcccacttgacttcatactccaggatgtctggctctaggtgagtgaccacaccatcgtgcctatctgggtcgtgaaggtcttttttgtacagttctcctgtgtattcttgccacagtGTTTTTCTTACGCCTTGgaagaacttattttaaaaaagtaggaACTAGCGTAGATCCGCTATCTCGAATAAGGGGCAGTTTGTTATTAGCTATCTTTGGACCATTTCAGTCTTGGTAGGTGCCTcagtgatttaaagaaaaaggtGACTTAAAAAGGTGAGTGAAATCCTGAGTCCCAACCTTTGCTTTACCCTTGCAGGTATGATCAGTCTTTAGGAGAGCTCTAAGGTATTAAATAAATGTGGTCTGACTCTATTCTGATGCCAAAATGTGATTGCCTCTGGAGGAagctcctttaaaagaaaaaatcagcgTCATTCTTTAAAGAGCTGAATTATAACCCTTACCGTGCCTCCAGATCAGATAGATGCCAGCCACCAGCACCCATGTAGCCACAAGCAGAGCGGACAGGAGGAGAGGCAGCCAGCCACCCAGCACACTTCTGTCTGGGGAGaacagaacttatttatcttaagCAGCACACAAccagatttttctcttatttgaagactaaaatttttatttgacgCTTTGTAGACAAGTTTGGGTTCCTTCAAAGCCAACAGTCAGTAGATCTCTGCAGAtcggtatttttttttttttatagagtgTCCAGGTCTTTCACTAGATGCTCAAAAAGGAGAGGGGGCCCAGGAGTTTAGGAATGGTCCTTCAAAATCACTTTGGTCTTTTAGTCCACATTTTCACTGTGGTAACCAGAGTTTAcattcaggttttttttgttgttgttctttgatGAATTAATGTTATTCCGGGTGCAATTACTTCATATAATACATAGTATGCATAGAGGGCATCTTTAAAGGCTGTTCTGTCAGACTGACAAATGTGAGGGTAATGCCACCCGGTCACAGGAATGCTGAGAGTCAGTTAAGCTCCAGGGTGTGAAACTGCTCAGGAATCCGTCGGCACTGTGCCCACACAGCAGGATTGTCAGGAGGCTGGGTATCTAAAAACAGCACCTTCCAACTTTTGACCCTATGCCGGGCTAGTTCCGGAAGCATTTAATTTGAAAGAACTAACATCATTAAATCCAGAGAGACATTCTCCAGAACAGGCTGCTCTCAGGCACCAACGAGGTGTGTCTCCCCGGGGCCACTATTCCTAATTTGTTATCCAAATGTCTGTGTGGCCGCATCGAGTTACAGTAACAGCCGGCCCTGGGCTACTGAGACAGATAAGAAAGTCAAAATGCAGTGAAATGCACGTTCCTTCATACACTCAGTCCTTTTACACCACTGACGTTTTTCAGCAGACCCTTGGGGTGTTCTGAACATCTATTTTgcaccactgattttttttctttcccttcttctgtaTGTCCTGCTTGGTCAGGATCTTGATCTCATAAATGAAGCCTCATTCCTATTCCTATTGTAGCTGTTGGGCACAGAACCGCTATCTTTCCCTGCACCCTGTTCAGCACCCACAGGCCAGGACCCTCTCTCACTCtacccccacacccccagcctgTTGCATTCTGAATGGGGTAGGGCTGGGGTCCTTCCTGTCCTgaggctctgtgctgggcacctACCATGATCCTGAGGAGAAGAGACTCCCGTTTGTGGGCACTGCACCACGGTTCCTCTTTGTCGGATGCAGTCGTTGCCACATGTATGGAAATACGGAGTCAGCTAAGGAGAAGCAAGGGGCTTAGCATTATTCCTACTTTTCACCAGAACTTCTCATCCCTTTTTTCCTAGCTTCAACCCCTCTCTGGCATTGTAGTAAGgcgttttttttccccttggtcaTACTTCTGTTATAAAGCCCTAAAATCCAGACCAGTGACCTAAGACCAGACACCTACAACTCCGGGGTTATGGATCTAAACTTTGTACATGTTGCTGAGAGgttttgcatgctcagttgtgtccgactgcaaccccatgaactgtatgtagcccaccaagctgctctatccatgggatttccctgacaagaatactggagtgggttgccacttccttctccagggaatcttcccgactcgaatcaaacccgcatcttttgcattggcaggcaaattctttaccactgagccacacggGATGCCCACTAAGAGGTTAGTTTCCTTATCTAAAAGGGTTAGGTTGCATCCTAATACATAAATATGTCCTCAAAAAATAGGGCAGTGGGACGCCTCTTGACCTAATCAGCACTTTTAAGTCCCTTGGGACTAGGAGAGTCTGGTTCCTTAGAAAAGAGGTGCAGTTCGAACATGCTGATGGGTATCTGCTCCCCTGGGCATGTCTGAGTGCTGCCTTTATGTCCCCAGGAATGAAGAACAAAAGAGTCTTATATCTTGGGTGTGGCTCTGTTCCAGTGGGACCCTCAATAACATGAACTCGGAGCAGAAAGAGCCCTGAGAGCATCTGCTGGTCTGACTtccgttctccagtggactaATCACGGGCCCCGAGAGGACAGAGTTGCCCTTCAAAGTTCATAAACCGATCAggaattttacttcattttgcaGTGGAAATGGAGGCTTGGGATAACAAAATGGTATTCCTGTCTCAGAATTCCTTTGTGGCTCTGTGACAgcaaatgggaataaaaacacaTTGGAAAGTCATCAGCCACTCACAGAAGCCAAAGGGACCTTAACAATAAGTTCACCTTCCTGACCTCATGGATTCCCCATCAACATCACATAATGGCAGAGAGGCTGCTGGCAGAAGCGAGCCGAGGAGAGAACGCATCTGCTCCAACCAGAACGGACCGCTCAAAAGCAGCGAGTGGCGGTGCAGTGGGTCAGTGAGCCCCGTTCTGTCCCCGCCAGAGCATCTTGTTCAGCTTTACCTGGACCACAGCACCTTCACTCTCCCCAGTCACGTGAACCACCACGGAAGTTCGAGTTAGTTCCTTCTGGTGCAGGTGAGTGAGACAAAATCAAGAATTAGGAGCATAGGAGGGAGTAGGTTAAAGACTGCCAGTGAAGCCACTGCTCTTCCCAGACTGACTGGAACTCGTTAATTTGCGTGAGCCAGATGCACTCTGTACTTCTGAGACCTCTACCTTTGGTGGGTTTTAGGTTCACAGGGATGTTTCCAGAGATGCCCCCAGGgggcttggttttgttttttttaattaatcaaaatAGCCCAGCACGTTTGTATATCAGTCAGTCCTGCCTGTTGCTCTCTCAAAAGAGTCTgtccagggaagttccccaaggGAAGGAGAGCTGGGGGTGGAGGACAGGACTGGTCTTGAGGACATGAGGGGAAGAAAGCACCTCTGACACGTAGGAAGTCCCAATCACGGCGGTACTTTGGATGAGCGCCATGTATCTGTCTCCAAGGGGACTGGTGGTAAAATTCACTTCCACCGTGTTCGCGCTCCTCTTGCAAGCGGTGATGTTTGGCTTCCACAGACTTCCTGTGAGTCATGAGAATCACAAGGATGGAGCTGCAAACTGAGCCCTCAGTTAAGTCCCCGAAAGGGCTTGACCAAAACAGATGTCTGTTCTGAGGCACACCTCCACAAGATACAAGCTACTACACAGCGTGTCTTCTATTTATCATCTCAGAGTAACCTGCTGCCCAAGAAAGTTTAGTGACCCCACGTCACTGCTTTGCTGAAAACAGCTTCCCTGGGCTGACGGTGATGGGAGGCACAGGCCAGGTTCTACTGCTCTCTTCTACTCTCGGCATCCATTTGGAGTGAAGGGCTGGGGGTCAGGATTTCTCCCTTTCCGGGATGGGGAGCAAGAGCCACAGCTTAGGAGACATGTCTGAGTTTATAGAGTGAGTGAATTCAGCTAGAGCTAGAATACTCTGGATTCCAGAACTCCATCCATCAGCCTGCTCTGCCCCAGCTTAACCGAACGTCAGGAAATAAGGAAGTGCCTCATGGCTTAACAGAATACCCTGACAGGTCTACTCTGTGAGAAAAGCCAGTTGTTTCAATCATGTGCCTTGCAAATCAGCACTTGGTTCATTTCCAGGAACATGATATAGAAGAGCATGCAttattttccccacccaggaggCCATTTCAAGCCCTCACTCCCAGCTATCTTACTGTCTTTAGGGGTTGGGTCCCAGGACTGATTCAAGGCCCTCGGGCCCCCTACACCCCAAAGGGTCCGCCGCTCCAGATGCCGGCAGGGGGCTACAAGGAGGCGCAAGCTCCAAGTCCACCATCAGCAGGAGACACATGCTCGGCCTGCTGGGGTTCACAAGGACGCCTGTGGGGCGGGGGTGCCTAAAAGACAGGGGCTGGTGCCTCCAAACCATTAGCCTCATTAGCACCCTAAGACTATCATTACCCAGAAATGCACAGAAATCCTTGTAAACACCTTGGAAATTGGATGGTTGGGACTGATTAACCTGAAGG comes from the Bos mutus isolate GX-2022 chromosome 22, NWIPB_WYAK_1.1, whole genome shotgun sequence genome and includes:
- the IL17RB gene encoding interleukin-17 receptor B isoform X4; amino-acid sequence: MSLVLLSLAALCCGAVPPEPTIQCGSEPGLSPEWMVRHTLTPGDLRDLRVETIKSNVDLEDSPILMNISWILRADGCLDHVMKYKKKCIEAGSLWKPNITACKRSANTVEVNFTTSPLGDRYMALIQSTAVIGTSYVSEKELTRTSVVVHVTGESEGAVVQLTPYFHTCGNDCIRQRGTVVQCPQTGVSSPQDHDRSVLGGWLPLLLSALLVATWVLVAGIYLIWRHERIKKTSFSTTTLLPSIKVLVVYPSEICFHHTVCYFTEFLQNRCRSEVILEKWQKKKIAEMGPVQWLTTQKQAADKVIFLLSNGNTTCDGNCDEKEGGPCESSRDLFHLAFNLFCSDLRSQAHLHKYVVVYFREGDIADSYRALSVCPTYRLTKDATGFCAELLRAKQHVSVGRRSRACHYSCCSL
- the IL17RB gene encoding interleukin-17 receptor B isoform X2 — translated: MSLVLLSLAALCCGAVPPEPTIQCGSEPGLSPEWMVRHTLTPGDLRDLRVETIKSNVDLEDSPILMNISWILRADASIRLLKATKICVMGKSHFQSYSCIRCNYTQAFQTQTRPSGGKWTFSYIGFPVELNTVYFIGAHNIPNANMNEDGPSMAVNFTSPGCLDHVMKYKKKCIEAGSLWKPNITACKRSANTVEVNFTTSPLGDRYMALIQSTAVIGTSYVSEELTRTSVVVHVTGESEGAVVQLTPYFHTCGNDCIRQRGTVVQCPQTGVSSPQDHDRSVLGGWLPLLLSALLVATWVLVAGIYLIWRHERIKKTSFSTTTLLPSIKVLVVYPSEICFHHTVCYFTEFLQNRCRSEVILEKWQKKKIAEMGPVQWLTTQKQAADKVIFLLSNGNTTCDGNCDEKEGGPCESSRDLFHLAFNLFCSDLRSQAHLHKYVVVYFREGDIADSYRALSVCPTYRLTKDATGFCAELLRAKQHVSVGRRSRACHYSCCSL
- the IL17RB gene encoding interleukin-17 receptor B isoform X3, with the translated sequence MSLVLLSLAALCCGAVPPEPTIQCGSEPGLSPEWMVRHTLTPGDLRDLRVETIKSNVDLEDSPILMNISWILRADASIRLLKATKICVMGKSHFQSYSCIRCNYTQAFQTQTRPSGGKWTFSYIGFPVELNTVYFIGAHNIPNANMNEDGPSMAVNFTSPGCLDHVMKYKKKCIEAGSLWKPNITACKRSANTVEVNFTTSPLGDRYMALIQSTAVIGTSYVSEKELTRTSVVVHVTGESEGAVVQLTPYFHTCGNDCIRQRGTVVQCPQTGVSSPQDHERIKKTSFSTTTLLPSIKVLVVYPSEICFHHTVCYFTEFLQNRCRSEVILEKWQKKKIAEMGPVQWLTTQKQAADKVIFLLSNGNTTCDGNCDEKEGGPCESSRDLFHLAFNLFCSDLRSQAHLHKYVVVYFREGDIADSYRALSVCPTYRLTKDATGFCAELLRAKQHVSVGRRSRACHYSCCSL
- the IL17RB gene encoding interleukin-17 receptor B isoform X1, yielding MSLVLLSLAALCCGAVPPEPTIQCGSEPGLSPEWMVRHTLTPGDLRDLRVETIKSNVDLEDSPILMNISWILRADASIRLLKATKICVMGKSHFQSYSCIRCNYTQAFQTQTRPSGGKWTFSYIGFPVELNTVYFIGAHNIPNANMNEDGPSMAVNFTSPGCLDHVMKYKKKCIEAGSLWKPNITACKRSANTVEVNFTTSPLGDRYMALIQSTAVIGTSYVSEKELTRTSVVVHVTGESEGAVVQLTPYFHTCGNDCIRQRGTVVQCPQTGVSSPQDHDRSVLGGWLPLLLSALLVATWVLVAGIYLIWRHERIKKTSFSTTTLLPSIKVLVVYPSEICFHHTVCYFTEFLQNRCRSEVILEKWQKKKIAEMGPVQWLTTQKQAADKVIFLLSNGNTTCDGNCDEKEGGPCESSRDLFHLAFNLFCSDLRSQAHLHKYVVVYFREGDIADSYRALSVCPTYRLTKDATGFCAELLRAKQHVSVGRRSRACHYSCCSL